Proteins encoded together in one Chitinophaga sp. LS1 window:
- the infB gene encoding translation initiation factor IF-2 has translation MPEVTNNTPRLLAAAKEFNIGKETLIDFLSNKGYDMDGFGSPNARLTSQMYTALQSEFQQDKANKRKSDQIALPKGSVLDAMKKKEKEEAEAAAKKKEAAAKEEQPTAPVAEVPKPEAKPEPKPEPKVEQPKAEPKPEPKPEPKPEPKPEPVKAPVAEVPPVIVKEEVKPQQPPVAPVAEKAPEPKPQPEPEKKPDTPRINGPKIMGTIDLEALNRHNNKKPQPAAAKRPEQEEKPPVAKQPEPVAKAQEPVQVPPVQQQTTPPVQTPVATEKPVQPEVKPTPVQQQPIEKEKITAPAAEKTAPKAVEEKQAPATEKPAAAQEKTKEPAAKEQIKPAAHHMDVVAAADITSEQDDNTGSAVIENIQAEKLTGPKVIGKIDLPVHQERRDRDNKGNNNFNRGGNNNNAENNRKRKRIIVEKKPEPIQPGDEANKGGEGTHGNNQGGNRGGQGHQGGNREGGNRNFNRDNRGGGGNRDHSHGGGHNNNNSSNTNRPAGPSRPHTAPNRDNRPGGGPGHQGGNRGPGGPGHQGGNRGPGGGQGGNRPGGQGGGYNRSGGGQYGNRPGGSSYNNRSGKPEDKEIDKNEIQNKIKETMAKMGGGGGRGKNIKAKQRREKRHELAEQMANQAGGDHKLQVTEFVSVSELANLMDVSFAEVISKCMGLGIMVSINQRLDAEVIELVAGEFGYEVEFIGVDESDDIEEEEIQDNEEDLVPRAPIVTIMGHVDHGKTSLLDYIRNANVVSGEAGGITQHIGAYQVTTAAGKRVTFLDTPGHEAFTAMRARGAKVADIAIIVIAADDAIMPQTREAISHSQAAGLPMIFAINKIDKDGANPEKIKEQLAGMNLLVEDWGGKYQSQEISAKSGLNIDVLLEKILLEAELLELKANPNREGSGSVIEASLDKGRGYVATLLVQNGTLRQGDTIASGSNFGKIKAMFNERGLRVDSAGPSAPVQVLGLNGAPQAGEKFRMYENESEAKETANRRAQIIREQGIRTKKHITLDEIGRRLALGNFKQLNVIIKGDFDGSVEALSDSLQKLSTEEIVVSVVHKAVGQITESDVLLATASDAIILGFQVRPSSQASKLAEKENIEIRTYSIIYDAIDELKSAMEGMLEPKIEKKVVANVEIRETYRFDKVTVAGCFVLDGKITRNTRVNLVREGIVIYTGELQSLKRYKDDVKEVASNMECGLSIKNYSDLKVGDIVEGFEEVEVKRTL, from the coding sequence CGGTAGCAGAGGTACCAAAACCAGAAGCTAAACCAGAACCAAAGCCTGAGCCGAAGGTAGAACAGCCTAAAGCCGAGCCGAAGCCCGAACCCAAACCGGAGCCGAAGCCTGAGCCTAAACCAGAGCCTGTAAAGGCACCGGTTGCAGAAGTTCCTCCTGTTATAGTGAAGGAAGAAGTTAAACCGCAGCAACCGCCTGTAGCACCTGTCGCTGAAAAAGCGCCGGAACCAAAGCCACAACCGGAACCTGAAAAGAAACCAGATACTCCAAGAATCAATGGTCCTAAAATCATGGGCACTATCGACCTCGAGGCTCTGAACAGACATAATAATAAAAAACCTCAGCCTGCCGCAGCTAAAAGGCCAGAACAGGAAGAGAAACCACCGGTTGCAAAACAACCGGAACCGGTAGCTAAGGCGCAAGAGCCTGTACAGGTACCTCCTGTACAACAGCAAACTACTCCTCCGGTGCAAACTCCTGTTGCGACAGAAAAACCTGTCCAGCCAGAAGTAAAACCTACTCCGGTGCAACAACAACCAATAGAAAAAGAAAAAATTACAGCGCCTGCTGCTGAAAAAACTGCTCCAAAAGCTGTAGAAGAGAAACAGGCGCCAGCTACCGAAAAACCGGCAGCTGCTCAGGAAAAAACAAAAGAACCGGCTGCAAAAGAACAAATTAAGCCGGCCGCACACCATATGGACGTAGTTGCAGCAGCAGATATCACATCTGAGCAAGATGACAACACCGGTTCTGCCGTAATTGAAAACATTCAGGCAGAAAAATTAACTGGTCCTAAAGTCATCGGTAAAATCGACCTCCCCGTTCATCAGGAAAGGAGAGATCGTGACAATAAGGGCAATAATAACTTCAACCGCGGTGGCAATAATAATAATGCCGAAAACAACCGTAAACGTAAGCGTATAATTGTCGAAAAGAAACCTGAGCCTATCCAGCCAGGCGATGAAGCCAACAAGGGTGGCGAAGGTACTCATGGCAACAACCAGGGTGGTAACCGTGGTGGCCAGGGTCACCAGGGCGGTAACCGCGAGGGTGGTAACCGTAACTTCAACAGAGACAACCGTGGTGGTGGTGGTAACCGTGATCATAGTCACGGTGGCGGCCATAACAACAATAATAGTAGCAACACTAACCGTCCGGCTGGTCCTAGCAGACCTCATACCGCACCTAACCGTGACAACCGCCCAGGTGGTGGTCCAGGTCATCAGGGTGGTAACCGTGGTCCGGGTGGTCCAGGTCATCAGGGAGGCAATCGCGGTCCAGGTGGTGGTCAGGGTGGCAACCGTCCGGGTGGACAAGGTGGTGGTTACAACCGTAGTGGTGGCGGCCAATATGGCAATCGCCCAGGTGGTAGCAGCTATAACAACCGTAGCGGCAAGCCAGAAGATAAGGAGATCGACAAAAACGAAATCCAGAATAAGATCAAGGAAACCATGGCCAAAATGGGCGGTGGTGGAGGCCGAGGCAAAAACATCAAAGCAAAACAACGCCGTGAGAAACGTCATGAGCTCGCTGAGCAAATGGCAAATCAGGCCGGCGGTGACCACAAGCTGCAGGTTACTGAGTTCGTTTCTGTAAGCGAACTGGCCAACCTGATGGATGTAAGCTTTGCCGAGGTGATCTCAAAATGTATGGGACTGGGTATCATGGTATCCATCAACCAACGTCTGGATGCAGAAGTAATCGAACTGGTAGCTGGCGAGTTTGGCTATGAAGTAGAATTCATCGGTGTAGATGAATCCGACGACATAGAAGAAGAAGAAATCCAGGATAATGAAGAAGATCTGGTACCTAGAGCACCAATCGTTACCATCATGGGTCACGTTGACCACGGTAAAACTTCATTACTTGACTATATCCGTAATGCAAACGTAGTATCCGGTGAGGCCGGCGGTATCACCCAGCACATTGGTGCTTACCAGGTGACTACAGCTGCTGGCAAGCGCGTTACCTTCCTCGATACCCCTGGTCACGAAGCGTTTACAGCGATGCGTGCCCGTGGTGCCAAGGTGGCGGATATTGCAATCATCGTAATCGCTGCGGACGATGCTATCATGCCTCAAACACGTGAAGCAATCTCCCACTCACAGGCTGCTGGTCTGCCAATGATCTTTGCGATCAACAAGATCGATAAGGATGGCGCCAACCCTGAAAAAATCAAAGAACAACTGGCAGGTATGAACCTCCTGGTTGAAGATTGGGGTGGTAAATACCAAAGCCAGGAAATCTCAGCGAAGAGTGGTCTGAACATCGACGTATTATTGGAAAAGATCCTGCTCGAAGCAGAACTGCTGGAACTGAAAGCTAACCCGAACAGGGAAGGTTCCGGTAGCGTGATCGAAGCCTCTCTCGATAAAGGTCGTGGTTATGTAGCGACCCTGCTGGTACAAAATGGTACCCTCCGTCAGGGCGATACCATCGCTTCCGGTTCTAACTTCGGTAAGATCAAAGCGATGTTCAACGAACGCGGTCTGCGCGTTGACTCCGCCGGACCATCTGCTCCTGTACAGGTGCTGGGTCTGAACGGTGCTCCACAGGCCGGTGAGAAATTCAGAATGTATGAAAATGAATCTGAAGCGAAGGAAACTGCAAACCGTCGTGCTCAGATCATCCGCGAACAAGGTATCCGTACTAAGAAACATATCACACTGGATGAAATTGGCCGCCGTCTGGCACTGGGCAACTTCAAACAGCTGAACGTAATCATCAAGGGTGACTTCGATGGTTCTGTAGAAGCGCTGAGCGACTCCCTGCAGAAACTGTCTACCGAAGAAATCGTGGTGAGCGTTGTACACAAGGCAGTAGGTCAGATCACCGAATCCGACGTATTGCTGGCTACCGCATCCGATGCGATCATCCTTGGCTTCCAGGTTCGACCTTCTTCTCAGGCTAGCAAACTGGCAGAGAAAGAAAATATCGAAATCCGTACTTACTCCATCATCTATGACGCTATCGATGAACTGAAGAGCGCGATGGAAGGTATGCTGGAACCGAAGATCGAGAAGAAAGTGGTTGCGAACGTGGAAATCCGCGAAACCTACCGCTTCGACAAGGTTACCGTTGCAGGTTGCTTTGTACTGGATGGTAAGATCACCCGTAACACCCGTGTCAACCTGGTACGTGAAGGTATCGTGATCTACACCGGCGAACTTCAATCCCTGAAACGCTATAAGGACGATGTGAAGGAAGTTGCATCCAACATGGAGTGCGGTCTGAGTATCAAGAATTACAGCGACCTTAAAGTGGGCGATATCGTAGAAGGTTTCGAAGAAGTAGAAGTTAAACGTACGCTCTAA
- a CDS encoding peptidylprolyl isomerase, which yields MNKFLAFSAVVMLLGQVASAQQRMVADKIAAIVGDKIILSSDVEGELVNMQRQIQDGNLPPDAACTIMEQIIAQKVMVIQAERDSLPVSESDVDGQIDNRIRYFEQLYGSREKMKEITGYSVYQLRERFRQPIKEGLLAKAMQDKITNSVKVTPSEVKRYFDGIPKDSLKFYESELEIGQLIIIPKATKEMEQYTIDRLNEIKKDVLAKKADFGRQAIMISEDPGTKENNGIYILNRTDKQWDPEFLAASFRLKENEISSPVKSQFGYHLIQCLKRQGDNITVQHILLKPLVGKSDIAAAKVKLDSIRQLIVNGKMNFGDAVNKFSDEQMAKFTGGMLQNNVSGGTLITMDQLDQPSERAIVMMLDTLKPGGISEPVQYVDEESKATQLRIVYLKTRTNPHRENLNDDYARIQQRTLAIKQAEARDKWLRETIPTYYIHVDNEYKKCGHIARWMGAVAQK from the coding sequence ATGAATAAATTTTTGGCTTTTTCTGCAGTTGTGATGCTGCTCGGTCAGGTTGCTTCTGCGCAGCAGCGAATGGTGGCGGACAAAATTGCCGCTATTGTGGGAGATAAGATCATCCTGAGCTCCGATGTAGAAGGGGAACTGGTGAATATGCAACGCCAGATTCAGGACGGTAATCTGCCTCCTGATGCGGCTTGTACGATCATGGAACAGATCATTGCCCAAAAAGTAATGGTGATTCAGGCAGAGAGAGACAGCTTGCCCGTAAGTGAATCAGATGTGGATGGTCAGATCGACAACCGTATCCGCTACTTCGAGCAACTGTACGGTAGCCGTGAGAAAATGAAAGAAATAACCGGTTACTCCGTATACCAGCTGCGTGAGCGCTTCCGCCAGCCTATCAAAGAAGGGCTGCTGGCCAAGGCTATGCAGGACAAGATCACTAACTCTGTGAAAGTTACACCTTCTGAGGTGAAAAGGTATTTTGACGGTATTCCTAAGGACAGCCTCAAATTTTATGAGTCTGAACTGGAAATCGGTCAACTGATCATCATTCCAAAGGCAACCAAAGAGATGGAACAATACACCATCGACCGCCTGAATGAGATCAAAAAAGATGTATTGGCAAAGAAAGCCGACTTCGGCCGCCAGGCCATCATGATCTCCGAAGATCCAGGTACCAAAGAAAATAATGGTATCTACATCCTGAACCGTACTGACAAACAGTGGGATCCTGAATTCCTTGCTGCCTCTTTCAGGCTCAAGGAAAATGAGATCTCTTCTCCTGTAAAAAGCCAGTTCGGTTACCACCTGATCCAGTGTCTGAAACGCCAGGGCGACAACATCACCGTACAGCACATCCTGCTTAAACCACTCGTTGGTAAGTCTGATATCGCTGCTGCAAAGGTGAAACTGGATAGCATTCGTCAACTCATCGTAAATGGTAAAATGAACTTCGGTGATGCTGTGAACAAATTCAGCGATGAGCAAATGGCTAAATTTACAGGTGGTATGTTGCAGAACAATGTAAGCGGCGGTACCCTGATCACTATGGACCAGCTGGATCAGCCATCAGAAAGAGCCATCGTTATGATGCTCGATACCCTGAAACCAGGCGGCATATCAGAACCAGTGCAGTATGTAGACGAAGAAAGCAAAGCTACCCAGCTTCGTATCGTATACCTGAAAACACGTACCAACCCTCACCGCGAAAACCTGAATGACGATTACGCACGTATTCAACAGCGTACATTGGCCATCAAACAGGCAGAAGCAAGAGATAAATGGCTGAGAGAAACAATCCCTACATATTACATCCATGTAGATAATGAGTATAAGAAATGTGGGCATATAGCCAGATGGATGGGTGCAGTAGCACAGAAGTAA
- a CDS encoding amidophosphoribosyltransferase has product MSEAIKHECGLAFIRLRKPFSYYQQQYGTVFYGLNKLYLLMEKQHNRGQDGAGIATVKLNTEPGVPFMHRLRSSAPQAIGDIFGKVRDEIDEIEKYQPEITKYPGLMKGHMRFLGENMMGHLRYATQGKNNVELCHPFVRYNTIPARNLSIAGNFNLVNADELFKFVNVDPGETHRNSDLAAMLEVVHHFLCKEDEVRQNGLDVKKILKDAFSMFDGGYHVCGLLGSGDSFVIRDGHGIRPSYYYVNDEVIVAASERAAIRTAFNVGENEVHELMPGNALIVKENGEYSIEQILDQKERKACSFERIYFSRGNDEKIYKERSRLGYNLAERVLADINNDLKNTIFSFIPNTAEIAFYGMIKGLEDYLNKIKVERIVSWGKDFDEEKLTEMVNRRIRIDKIAIKDVKMRTFITADTSRNEMVQHVYDITYGTVRPGVDTLVVIDDSIVRGTTLRESIIKMLDRLGPKRIIIVSSAPQIRYPDCYGIDMSKMGDFVAFQAAIALLKDHGKEHILQEAYGLCNELQRTNTLHAQNVVRNIYKPFTTEQISAKIAEIITPKGISAEVNVIYQSIESLHEACPNNLGDWYFTGNYPTPGGNRVVNKAFMNFMEGKNERGY; this is encoded by the coding sequence ATGAGCGAAGCCATAAAACATGAATGCGGATTAGCATTTATAAGACTTAGGAAGCCTTTTTCTTATTATCAGCAACAATATGGAACGGTTTTCTACGGCCTCAACAAATTGTACCTGCTGATGGAAAAGCAGCATAACCGTGGACAGGATGGTGCAGGTATAGCCACTGTGAAGTTGAACACCGAACCCGGGGTTCCCTTCATGCACAGGCTTCGAAGCAGCGCTCCCCAAGCCATAGGAGACATCTTCGGCAAGGTAAGAGACGAAATCGACGAAATCGAAAAATACCAACCGGAAATCACCAAGTACCCCGGCCTCATGAAAGGCCACATGCGTTTCCTCGGCGAAAACATGATGGGTCACCTCCGCTACGCCACTCAGGGTAAAAACAACGTAGAACTCTGCCACCCGTTCGTAAGATATAACACCATCCCCGCACGCAACCTCTCTATCGCAGGCAACTTCAACCTCGTAAATGCTGATGAACTGTTTAAGTTCGTAAATGTAGACCCGGGAGAAACTCACCGTAACAGTGACCTCGCGGCGATGCTGGAAGTTGTACACCACTTCCTGTGCAAAGAAGATGAAGTACGTCAGAACGGACTGGATGTGAAGAAGATCCTGAAGGATGCCTTCTCTATGTTCGACGGTGGTTATCACGTGTGTGGCCTGCTGGGTAGTGGCGATTCTTTCGTGATCCGCGATGGCCACGGTATCCGTCCTTCTTATTATTATGTGAATGACGAGGTGATCGTAGCCGCTTCTGAGCGTGCTGCCATCCGTACCGCATTCAATGTAGGTGAAAATGAAGTACACGAACTGATGCCAGGAAACGCCCTGATCGTAAAAGAAAACGGCGAATACAGCATTGAGCAGATCCTGGATCAGAAAGAACGTAAAGCTTGTAGCTTCGAGAGGATCTACTTCTCCCGTGGTAATGACGAAAAGATCTATAAAGAGCGTTCCCGCCTGGGTTACAACCTGGCTGAGCGGGTTCTTGCAGATATTAATAATGACCTGAAGAATACCATCTTCTCCTTTATTCCAAACACCGCTGAGATTGCCTTTTATGGTATGATCAAGGGTTTGGAAGACTACCTGAATAAAATCAAGGTAGAAAGGATCGTATCATGGGGCAAAGACTTCGATGAGGAAAAGCTGACTGAAATGGTGAACCGCCGTATCCGCATCGACAAAATTGCTATCAAAGACGTGAAGATGCGTACGTTCATCACTGCCGATACCAGCCGTAATGAGATGGTGCAGCACGTGTATGACATCACTTATGGTACTGTTCGTCCGGGTGTGGATACGCTGGTAGTGATCGATGACTCTATCGTAAGAGGTACCACCCTGCGTGAAAGCATTATCAAAATGCTGGACAGACTGGGTCCAAAACGTATTATTATCGTTTCTTCTGCTCCACAGATCCGTTATCCTGACTGCTATGGTATTGATATGAGCAAGATGGGTGATTTTGTGGCTTTCCAGGCAGCAATTGCCCTGCTGAAAGACCATGGTAAGGAGCATATACTGCAGGAAGCGTATGGTTTGTGCAATGAGTTACAACGTACAAATACATTGCATGCGCAGAACGTGGTGAGGAATATTTATAAACCATTTACTACTGAGCAGATTTCTGCAAAGATTGCAGAGATCATCACTCCGAAAGGAATAAGCGCAGAGGTAAATGTGATTTATCAGTCTATTGAGAGCCTGCACGAGGCTTGTCCTAATAACTTAGGGGATTGGTACTTTACAGGGAATTATCCGACACCGGGAGGGAATAGGGTAGTGAATAAGGCGTTTATGAACTTCATGGAAGGGAAGAACGAAAGAGGATACTAA
- a CDS encoding SixA phosphatase family protein, with amino-acid sequence MKTLLLIRHAKSSWNDPDVDDFDRPLNKRGKQNAPEMATRLHSRGIVPELLIASPAKRTKTTARLMAKEWHYDKDAILLEDELYLCYASTFLKMITKIDDDIDTVAIFAHNPGITDFANYITQEIRIDNIPTTGVFAVKANINSWKEFDSATKNFLFFDYPKAEVV; translated from the coding sequence ATGAAAACGTTACTGCTGATCCGCCACGCAAAATCTAGCTGGAATGATCCGGACGTAGATGATTTTGACCGGCCACTCAACAAACGGGGCAAACAAAACGCACCAGAAATGGCCACTCGCCTACACTCCAGGGGAATCGTTCCCGAACTCCTTATCGCCAGCCCCGCCAAACGCACCAAAACGACTGCCCGTCTCATGGCTAAAGAATGGCATTATGACAAAGATGCCATCCTGCTGGAAGACGAACTCTATCTTTGCTACGCCTCTACCTTCCTGAAAATGATCACTAAGATTGATGATGATATCGACACTGTCGCCATCTTCGCTCACAATCCAGGTATCACCGACTTCGCCAATTACATCACGCAGGAAATCAGGATAGACAATATCCCTACCACCGGCGTTTTTGCTGTAAAAGCTAATATCAATTCATGGAAAGAGTTTGACAGCGCCACCAAGAACTTTCTATTCTTTGACTATCCCAAAGCAGAAGTAGTCTAA
- the proC gene encoding pyrroline-5-carboxylate reductase, giving the protein MSSKKIAIIGGGNLGAAIAQGLLKSGFSQPADLTITRRNVTALKDFQTAGVNTTADNEAAIRDAEIVVIALKPYNWKDVLSKVQTAFDPSRQVLISVMTGVLMDDLEKVGGTGIAVVRAMPNTAIAIQESMTCVCYKNVAPELQDYVKDMFDQLGVTVAIDEKLMDAATVLGACGIAYALRFIRANIQGGIEIGFDVRTANLIAAQTVKGAAELLIREKRHPEEEIDKVTTPKGCTIAGLNEMEHQGFSSSLIKGITVSYNKIQKD; this is encoded by the coding sequence ATGTCTAGCAAAAAAATAGCTATCATCGGTGGTGGCAATCTTGGTGCTGCCATTGCACAGGGTTTACTGAAAAGCGGGTTTTCACAACCAGCCGACCTGACGATTACCAGAAGAAACGTAACGGCTCTGAAAGACTTTCAGACAGCCGGTGTCAATACAACTGCTGATAACGAAGCCGCTATCCGTGATGCGGAGATCGTTGTCATCGCCCTCAAGCCGTACAACTGGAAAGATGTACTGAGCAAAGTGCAGACCGCCTTTGATCCATCCAGGCAGGTGCTGATCAGTGTCATGACTGGGGTGTTAATGGATGACCTGGAAAAGGTAGGTGGTACCGGTATCGCAGTCGTACGTGCCATGCCGAATACAGCCATTGCTATTCAGGAGTCAATGACCTGTGTGTGCTACAAGAATGTGGCGCCTGAGCTGCAGGATTATGTGAAGGATATGTTCGACCAGCTGGGGGTAACCGTAGCTATCGACGAAAAGCTGATGGATGCGGCCACGGTACTGGGTGCCTGTGGTATTGCATATGCACTGCGTTTTATCAGGGCCAACATCCAGGGTGGTATCGAAATCGGCTTTGACGTACGTACGGCAAACCTGATCGCGGCACAAACCGTGAAGGGGGCGGCAGAATTGCTGATCCGTGAGAAACGCCATCCGGAAGAAGAGATCGACAAGGTGACTACCCCTAAAGGTTGTACGATTGCAGGTCTTAATGAGATGGAACACCAGGGATTCAGTTCTTCACTGATCAAAGGAATCACAGTATCCTACAATAAGATTCAGAAAGACTAA
- a CDS encoding thermonuclease family protein, with amino-acid sequence MPKLFFRVIMCMLLCLFTQTIVASPPKKIKGKVVRIIDGDTFEVLVKKETFRIRLSAIDAPEKGQDYYQKSKQALSDLCFNKIVTVELLRKDRYQRWIGDVYSSKGEYINGWMIAGGHAWHYTEYSKSAPLAAAQATAKRNKLGLWKQGKPIAPWEFRSAKNKNRKKKAA; translated from the coding sequence ATGCCTAAACTTTTTTTTAGAGTGATCATGTGTATGCTCCTTTGTCTGTTTACTCAGACAATAGTGGCCAGCCCACCGAAGAAAATAAAAGGAAAGGTAGTGCGGATCATAGATGGAGATACATTTGAGGTACTGGTAAAAAAAGAGACGTTCCGCATCAGGCTTTCTGCGATCGATGCACCGGAGAAGGGGCAGGACTACTACCAGAAAAGCAAACAGGCATTGTCCGATTTGTGTTTCAACAAGATCGTAACGGTCGAACTGTTACGAAAAGACAGGTATCAGCGCTGGATAGGCGATGTCTATAGTAGCAAAGGTGAATACATTAATGGCTGGATGATAGCCGGAGGGCATGCCTGGCATTATACAGAATATTCTAAAAGTGCACCATTGGCCGCGGCACAGGCCACAGCCAAACGTAATAAACTGGGACTCTGGAAGCAGGGAAAACCTATCGCTCCCTGGGAGTTCCGCTCAGCCAAAAACAAAAACAGGAAGAAAAAGGCTGCTTAA